A genomic segment from Zygotorulaspora mrakii chromosome 1, complete sequence encodes:
- a CDS encoding uncharacterized protein (similar to Saccharomyces cerevisiae YLR257W; ancestral locus Anc_1.378), which translates to MSHHRISPKNSDSTPSLVGISVRSINDSENPDFQDESSGPGMHPVSSSLVLNKIQSQPHVANNGPYTSVDDLNREGALLTDEVDLDQVINATEQLSTDEDKHRKLKELKKKKQLQKQKNKMSSSSSNLSISSIASGDSRSLITSTDPMDDQINITSSLEKSHRNRRVPAQVSVHGEPERDEAIRNSYGAFIRNQSHRPHLAAGDSYQSFHENESSFDNAEDERSGRRAHRSVDKKASTDYLRSLSRSLSRDPAKKKQSMATAISADDNKRFYSTNNYSISQADIENAPHIVQETLAEEEEEEGEEGALMNDQGNEEFSQDLQDAALSAEKREARQD; encoded by the coding sequence ATGAGCCATCATCGTATATCTCCAAAGAATTCAGACTCTACGCCGTCTTTAGTTGGTATATCTGTAAGAAGCATCAACGACAGCGAAAATCCTGATTTTCAGGACGAGTCATCAGGTCCTGGAATGCATCCGGTAAGCTCTTCCCTTGTTTTGAACAAGATTCAGTCACAGCCGCATGTCGCTAATAATGGACCATATACTTCAGTCGATGATTTGAACCGGGAAGGTGCACTTTTGACTGATGAAGTTGACTTGGACCAGGTTATTAATGCTACTGAACAATTAAGTACTGATGAGGATAAGCACAGAAAACTtaaagaattgaagaaaaagaagcaattacagaaacagaaaaataaaatgtcctcttcttcttctaaCTTGAGTATTTCTTCCATCGCTAGCGGAGATTCAAGATCCCTGATTACTTCAACGGATCCTATGGATGATCAAATCAATATAACATCATCCTTAGAAAAGAGTCATAGAAACAGGCGCGTTCCTGCGCAAGTTTCTGTTCACGGGGAACCTGAACGTGATGAGGCTATTAGAAACTCTTATGGTGCATTCATTAGAAACCAAAGCCACAGACCACATTTAGCTGCTGGTGACTCTTATCAATCGTTTCACGAAAATGAGTCGTCTTTCGACAATGCTGAAGATGAACGTTCAGGGAGACGTGCTCACCGATCCGTTGATAAAAAGGCTTCAACAGATTATCTAAGGTCTTTATCGAGATCTTTAAGTCGTGATCCtgcaaagaagaagcagTCGATGGCCACTGCCATTAGTGCTGACGATAACAAGAGGTTTTACTCTACAAACAATTACTCAATTTCACAGGCCGACATAGAGAATGCTCCTCATATTGTACAGGAAACTCTagctgaagaagaggaagaagaaggtgaaGAAGGAGCCTTGATGAATGATCAAGGTAATGAGGAGTTTTCACAAGATTTGCAGGATGCCGCATTGTCTGCTGAAAAGCGCGAAGCGAGGCAAGATTGA
- the AIP5 gene encoding Aip5p (similar to Saccharomyces cerevisiae YFR016C; ancestral locus Anc_1.377) yields the protein MVDIAQYLNDELGMDNPADDVNESIEEVNALDGAKPLSIQDKSTLTDMASNIKEKEVLQNSENSENSETENDAASSDYDGPQESGENDNLTESASVIAEGHRVNNATTEEVREVLSSAKGVESNRVAKPVEPSSKNEVVANGADITEPSRTVNKQSPKAISNSASTEKFEVVNRDSLKHNATTSNGDISKSTVQDRMVELEKEVDVEDVTETSLSSFVNVEVPDTKAEISLIDSDEGVSPPVDVSSPDAGELGVDQMTAELVSSERKMEAENLVETDTASVSASDLKPDHFKILKTTSPSLDDEILSENAVTCNIEEKQSKEDDKSAVTDGTTLKNGIKASLAAGATVSLNQGVEDGKEKEITPKLEAGEPKTSDPNVAVEDPSTHIAEMPDGEVEVEQNVGNKLTESKAIHGKPVEHPVDMISSNPKEHSHRDSLENTKEETSSEKEMPIVLAAEDDFDQPENVEVIVHPKSSVETVEELSSPDLATKEPQPVKEVATFLVDENERRTKGEGEEPIVVVHDSLVKETVKQGNNEDEELVGIKQEGSLKEKREMGSVEDAQLAPAEQGASAEKTEKMSSEQDGKATISVPGSLVSDKGEAAKVEKLDAVKQGASVEEQEKSGQDYDEKITELAQNSAVDEIEKSDEDDKKLAAVNRGASVHQPEELGSEKNDEVTGSEHKPFFEAKQEPGEDTPAKDEKESTKAKEVASVGDAIADVQSFIDDAVKKLVKTDLDDEPVVVTRKDLEDLEDLEDVQVGTGDDVSSGIPTISEVPGTSAAGAEAADGFKSILDQDTEELLAKLEMMDDSALSSLLSTLESDKSKSKTQEASHIIRTSEIRAENEKKPIYIYTSLAGGGFHMIPRTNRLVTILTANRVQFEYRDMGTDPEAKRVWRLYSQQKTLPGIVRGRDDFIGNWQDIEEANEDYKLRELLYDTI from the coding sequence ATGGTTGATATTGCACAATATCTCAATGATGAACTGGGAATGGATAATCCGGCAGATGACGTTAATGAGAGTATTGAAGAAGTGAACGCTCTGGATGGTGCCAAACCTCTCTCTATCCAGGATAAATCAACACTTACTGATATGGCATCCAACATCAAGGAAAAGGAAGTGTTACAGAATAGTGAAAATAGTGAAAATAGTGAAACTGAGAACGACGCCGCTTCAAGTGATTATGACGGACCGCAAGAATCAGGCgaaaatgataatttgACCGAATCAGCCTCTGTGATTGCAGAAGGACATCGAGTTAATAATGCGACGACTGAGGAGGTTCGAGAAGTGCTGTCTTCTGCCAAAGGAGTGGAGAGTAATCGCGTTGCGAAACCTGTAGAaccatcttcaaaaaatgaagtGGTAGCTAATGGTGCTGATATAACAGAACCTTCTAGGACTGTAAATAAACAGAGTCCGAAGGCTATTTCTAATTCAGCTTCcacagaaaaatttgaagtaGTGAATAGGGATTCTCTCAAGCACAATGCAACAACTTCAAATGGcgatatttcaaaaagcacaGTACAGGATCGTATGGTAGAGTTAGAAAAGGAAGTAGATGTTGAAGACGTGACAGAAACATCTTTATCATCTTTTGTCAATGTGGAAGTGCCAGATACGAAGGCAGAAATATCACTGATTGACAGCGACGAAGGAGTTTCCCCACCGGTTGATGTCTCCTCGCCAGACGCTGGTGAACTTGGTGTAGATCAGATGACTGCTGAACTGGTATCAAGTGAGAGGAAAATGGAGGCAGAAAATCTAGTAGAAACTGATACAGCTAGCGTTAGTGCCAGTGACTTGAAACCGGACCACTTCAAGATTTTAAAGACAACGTCTCCTAGTTTGGATGACGAAATCCTATCTGAAAATGCGGTAACCTGCAATATCGAGGAAAAGCAATCcaaagaagatgataaaTCAGCTGTGACTGACGGGACTACATTAAAGAATGGAATTAAAGCCTCTTTGGCAGCCGGAGCAACAGTTTCTCTTAATCAGGGTGTTGaagatggaaaagaaaaagaaataacacCGAAGCTTGAAGCAGGCGAACCAAAAACTTCTGATCCGAACGTTGCAGTTGAAGATCCCAGTACACATATCGCAGAAATGCCCGACGGTGAAGTTGAAGTGGAACAGAATGTCGGAAATAAATTAACAGAATCTAAGGCAATTCATGGAAAGCCTGTTGAACATCCGGTGGACATGATCAGTTCTAACCCCAAAGAACACTCACATCGCGACAGTCTAGAAAATACTAAAGAAGAAACATCAAgtgaaaaggaaatgcCTATTGTGCTTGCCGCAGAAGACGATTTTGATCAGCCAGAGAATGTAGAAGTTATAGTACATCCAAAAAGTAGTGTTGAGACCGTGGAAGAGCTGAGTAGTCCGGACCTCGCAACGAAGGAGCCACAACCTGTAAAAGAAGTAGCTACATTTTTAGTTGACGAGAACGAGAGACGGACCAAGGGTGAGGGTGAAGAACCGATTGTGGTCGTGCACGATTCTTTAGTTAAGGAGACGGTGAAGCAGGGCAACaacgaagatgaagaattgGTCGGGATCAAGCAGGAAGGttcattgaaagaaaaaagagaaatggGCAGCGTCGAAGATGCGCAATTGGCTCCCGCCGAGCAAGGAGCTTCTGCCGAAAAGACAGAGAAAATGAGCAGTGAACAGGACGGAAAAGCGACAATCTCGGTGCCCGGGTCCCTCGTCAGTGACAAGGGTGAAGCAGctaaagttgaaaaattggatGCGGTCAAGCAAGGAGCTTCAGTTGAGGAGCAGGAGAAATCAGGCCAGGATTATGATGAGAAAATCACAGAGCTCGCGCAGAATTCTGCTGTCGACGAAATTGAGAAATCAGACGAAGACGACAAAAAACTGGCCGCGGTCAACCGAGGTGCTTCTGTCCATCAGCCGGAGGAATTAGgcagtgaaaaaaatgacgaaGTCACAGGGTCCGAGCACAAACCCTTTTTCGAAGCGAAACAAGAACCGGGCGAAGATACCCCCGCCAAAGACGAAAAAGAATCGACCAAAGCAAAAGAAGTGGCCTCCGTGGGGGATGCAATAGCTGATGTCCAGAGTTTTATTGACGACGCGGTAAAAAAGTTGGTAAAGACGGATCTTGACGACGAGCCTGTGGTCGTAACCAGGAAAGATCTCGAAGATCTCGAAGATCTCGAAGATGTTCAGGTTGGAACTGGCGATGACGTCAGTTCTGGCATCCCCACAATCTCCGAAGTCCCTGGCACCAGCGCCGCTGGTGCAGAGGCCGCAGATGGCTTCAAGAGCATACTGGATCAGGATACGGAGGAGCTGCTCGCTAAACTAGAAATGATGGACGATTCGGCTCTCTCGTCTCTTTTGAGCACTCTCGAGAGCGACAAAAGCAAATCCAAGACGCAAGAAGCATCGCACATAATAAGAACAAGCGAGATTAGGGCCGAAAACGAGAAAAAACCTATCTACATCTACACGTCCTTGGCAGGTGGCGGGTTTCACATGATCCCGCGCACTAACCGACTGGTCACAATACTGACGGCCAACCGCGTACAGTTCGAGTACAGAGACATGGGCACGGACCCCGAGGCCAAGAGAGTATGGAGACTGTATAGCCAGCAGAAAACTCTTCCAGGAATAGTCCGCGGACGAGATGACTTTATTGGAAATTGGCAAGATATCGAGGAGGCCAACGAGGACTACAAATTAAGGGAGCTACTATACGATACGATTTAA
- a CDS encoding uncharacterized protein (similar to Saccharomyces cerevisiae GSY1 (YFR015C) and GSY2 (YLR258W); ancestral locus Anc_1.375), producing the protein MPRDLQNHLLFEVATEVANRVGGIYSVLKSKAPVTVAQYKENYTLIGPLNKETYQGEVEQLDWTSKDTFPDELRPIQHTLQAMSSRGVRFVYGRWLIDGSPRVILFELGSVLNYLEGWKADLWSLVGIPSPEHDPETNDAILLGYTVTWFLGELAHLDHQHAIIGHFHEWLAGVALPLCRKRRIDVVTIFTTHATLLGRYLCAAGNIDFYNHLADFDVDQEAGKRGIYHRYCIERAAAHTADVFTTVSQITALEAEHLLKRKPDGILPNGINVVKFQAVHEFQNLHAIKKEKINEFVRGHFHGSFDFDLDNTLYFFTAGRYEYKNKGADMFIEALARLNYRLKVSGSKKTVVAFIIMPAKNKSFTVEALRSQAVVKALENSVNEVTNLIGKRIFEHAMRYPHKGIHSEIPNDLDELLKSSDKVLLKKRVLALRRPDGELPPVVTHNMVDDANDPILNQIRHVQLFNHPSDPVKMIFHPEFLSANNPILGLDYDEFVRGCHLGVFPSYYEPWGYTPAECTVMGVPSITTNLSGFGAYMEDLIETNQAKDYGIYIVDRRFKAPDESVEQLVDYMEEFVKKNRRQRINQRNRTERLSDLLDWRRMGLEYVKARQLALRRAYPDLFRQLVGEELNDKNMDTLAGGKKMKIARPLSVPGSPRESRAGSAVYMTPGDLGTLQDANNADDYFSLANGDPEDDESLDDDNA; encoded by the coding sequence ATGCCGAGAGACTTACAGAATCATTTGTTGTTTGAAGTGGCCACTGAGGTGGCCAACAGGGTTGGTGGTATTTATTCGGTGCTGAAATCGAAGGCTCCCGTCACCGTTGCTCAGTATAAAGAAAATTACACGTTGATTGGGCCATTGAATAAGGAAACGTACCAGGGAGAAGTGGAACAGCTGGATTGGACGAGTAAAGATACGTTCCCCGATGAATTGAGGCCTATTCAGCACACATTGCAGGCAATGAGTTCGAGAGGTGTGAGGTTTGTGTATGGGCGTTGGCTTATAGATGGGTCTCCAAGAGTAATTCTGTTCGAACTGGGTTCGGTTTTGAACTATCTAGAAGGGTGGAAAGCAGATCTGTGGTCGCTTGTTGGTATACCTTCACCGGAGCACGATCCTGAGACAAATGACGCGATTTTATTGGGCTACACGGTTACGTGGTTCCTCGGTGAACTAGCGCATTTGGATCATCAGCATGCGATAATCGGGCATTTCCATGAATGGTTGGCGGGTGTTGCGTTGCCGTTATGCCGCAAGAGAAGAATTGACGTAGTTACGATTTTTACTACACATGCAACCCTGTTAGGCAGATACCTCTGTGCCGCGGGCAACATTGATTTTTATAATCATCTTGCCGATTTTGATGTTGACCAGGAAGCTGGTAAACGTGGTATTTACCATCGTTATTGTATCGAGCGTGCAGCTGCACACACCGCAGATGTTTTTACAACAGTTTCACAGATCACAGCACTAGAAGCAGaacatcttttgaagagaaaacCTGATGGAATTTTACCAAACGGTATAAATGTTgtgaaatttcaagcagTCCACGAATTCCAGAATTTACATGCTAttaagaaggaaaaaattaatgaaTTCGTAAGGGGTCATTTCCATGGtagttttgattttgacCTTGACAATACcctttattttttcactgCTGGAAGATatgaatataaaaataaaggTGCAGATATGTTTATCGAGGCATTGGCTAGATTAAACTACAGATTAAAAGTTTCCGGATCTAAAAAAACTGTTGTTGCATTTATCATTATGCCAGCAAAGAATAAATCATTCACCGTTGAGGCTTTGAGAAGCCAGGCCGTTGTTAAAGCCTTGGAGAATTCTGTTAATGAAGTCACAAATTTAATCGggaaaagaatttttgagcATGCGATGAGGTACCCTCATAAAGGTATTCATTCTGAAATACCAAATGATTTAGatgaattgttgaaaagtTCAGACAAagttttgttgaaaaaaagagttcTTGCATTAAGAAGACCAGATGGTGAATTACCTCCTGTTGTTACACACAATATGGTTGATGATGCGAATGATCCAATCCTGAATCAAATTAGACATGTTCAGCTGTTCAATCACCCTAGTGATCCCGTGAAAATGATCTTCCATCCAGAATTTTTAAGTGCCAATAATCCAATTCTAGGCTTGGACTATGATGAATTTGTACGTGGTTGTCATCTCGGTGTTTTCCCCTCTTATTACGAACCTTGGGGTTATACTCCAGCTGAGTGTACTGTTATGGGGGTTCCATCAATAACTACAAACCTCTCTGGGTTTGGTGCATATATGGAAGATTTAATTGAAACGAACCAAGCAAAAGATTATGGTATTTACATTGTTGATCGTCGTTTCAAAGCGCCTGATGAGTCAGTTGAGCAGTTAGTCGATTACATGGAAGAATTTGtcaagaaaaatagaaGACAAAGAATCAACCAAAGAAATAGAACCGAAAGACTGTCAGATCTCTTGGATTGGAGAAGAATGGGTCTCGAGTACGTAAAGGCACGGCAATTAGCTTTGCGTAGGGCGTACCCAGATCTGTTCAGACAACTGGTTGGTGAAGAACTAAACGACAAAAACATGGATACGCTTGCGGGtggcaaaaaaatgaaaatcgCACGACCATTAAGTGTCCCTGGTTCACCCCGCGAATCCAGAGCTGGAAGCGCAGTCTATATGACTCCTGGTGATCTGGGAACCTTGCAAGATGCAAATAATGCGGATGATTACTTCAGTCTGGCCAATGGTGACCCAGAAGACGATGAATCACTAGATGACGATAATGCATGA
- a CDS encoding uncharacterized protein (ancestral locus Anc_1.376), with protein sequence MFIKEIASDLTVFTLSNVNDAISFKPQLCFEVPRQDYQALKENYINFTGTSIRKNRSRLYFLPTNVSDELQKLNPSIPEDAKIVPNDGKVYYKNRLISELDYENVKRVEIACAYIAYTALNTFVHFETEVVQGKSSYSAANKSGNQIAHNLLNSSNIKSQGGKGHATKSNNYNDNSSSNSNSNSNDYDEDDDGSPSESLMKALRKGNILGFRELGHVVGITPWHFHRVFKVITGLTIREYGQLCVEFIKKNQEIIDTCKVRVEQMKTKQQFSCLDDADFLKDGSIQYAPTEDVVLLHEYFIDPNKSKEFKTRKSSNSNSHPNNTQTDTTTNSNDSNIKNSNDFNSKPTSTATNDNRSNSNPVPSIVGNSNSNPTTNYSYNSNYGFNSNPTNIRYANTNSYGVSTTMGQESFPKKTFKSSEHLSNLNDEVSSTSQRSEIRKRRSSVMHGRMQRAAQNSITSNSLLYECLTSPPGDLNLSEYCNDMENNELDNGNETDTSGASSVWENQNNMFPPAQATRSASPSTASRKNSIISFTSGGIPSGIPSEIVQKSQTNHKISKRKSVSSGNNNNHEALQQNMLHRRNKSDVESIGLNMEPLQAELSLDSRLSLSPREYPIEFNSNVFNNLQSPTTASTTSKSKHDSIRDTGDNGFFNGDITNGLDFTVNDSSIDYNMMSMSNVTPMANNDGTNIMNPTSMADISLFDNSLMDQTPVSNSNNNADSGISSMLGSSGLALRSKNQGGNGVKFENQDIQLDALLNDANILYDGNSLTPSATSILSSMDNGKLMADLGSMVPKSANNGSARNSSKNLASLSGVPSNNSKVSHNNFKMTPAGLDSADPPIRLTDHQSGPDYFFNPGNCIDDEAGLLFDSNGLLTGSDGLVLPRDATNLHTTTTANAGNSNDQSLYDF encoded by the coding sequence ATGTTCATCAAGGAGATTGCATCCGACTTGACGGTTTTCACATTATCGAACGTCAATGATGCGATTTCGTTCAAGCCGCAACTGTGTTTCGAGGTGCCCAGACAGGACTACCAGGCGCTGAAGGAGAACTACATCAACTTCACAGGCACGTCGATCAGGAAAAACAGATCGAGACTGTATTTCTTGCCCACGAACGTGTCGGATGAATTGCAGAAGTTGAATCCGTCGATACCGGAGGACGCGAAAATCGTTCCGAATGACGGCAAGGTGTACTACAAGAACAGACTGATCTCGGAGCTGGATTACGAAAACGTTAAACGAGTGGAGATAGCATGCGCGTACATTGCATACACTGCGCTGAACACGTTTGTGCATTTTGAGACCGAGGTGGTGCAGGGCAAGTCGTCGTACTCGGCAGCAAACAAGTCTGGAAACCAGATCGCGCACAATCTGTTGAATAGCAGCAATATTAAAAGCCAGGGCGGCAAAGGCCACGCAACCAAGAGTAACAATTACAACgacaacagcagcagcaacagcaacagcaacagtaatgattatgatgaagatgatgatgggTCTCCAAGCGAGAGCCTCATGAAAGCTCTACGAAAGGGCAACATACTGGGATTCAGAGAGCTAGGACACGTAGTTGGCATAACGCCATGGCATTTTCACAGAGTCTTCAAAGTTATCACAGGCCTTACCATCAGAGAATACGGTCAACTTTGCGTTGAGTTCATCAAAAAGAACCAGGAGATCATTGACACATGTAAGGTGAGAGTCGAGCAAATGAAGACAAAGCAACAATTCTCATGCCTAGACGATGCAGACTTCTTAAAGGATGGTAGCATACAGTATGCCCCAACAGAGGATGTCGTTTTATTACATGAGTATTTCATTGACCCTAATAAATCGAAAGAATTCAAGACTAGAAAAAGCTCAAATTCTAATAGTCACCCTAACAATACCCAAACAGACACGACTACTAATAGTAATGACAGTAATATCAAAAACTCTAATGATTTTAATTCCAAACCCACAAGCACTGCTACTAATGATAATAGATCTAATTCGAATCCAGTCCCCAGCATCGTGGGCaactcaaattcaaatccaaCTACCAACTACAGCTATAATTCAAACTACGGTTTCAACTCAAATCCTACTAATATTCGATATGCAAATACCAATAGCTATGGGGTATCTACTACCATGGGTCAAGAATCTTTTCCGAAGAAAACGTTCAAGAGTAGCGaacatttatcaaatttaaatgatgaagtATCGTCAACATCCCAGAGGTCTGAAATTAGAAAGAGGAGAAGTTCTGTGATGCATGGTAGGATGCAACGTGCTGCCCAAAATTCGATTacatcaaattctttgcTCTATGAGTGCCTGACATCACCGCCGGGAGATCTCAACTTATCGGAGTACTGTAATGACATGGAAAATAATGAACTAGATAATGGTAATGAGACGGACACCAGTGGTGCAAGCAGTGTGTGGGAAAATCAGAATAATATGTTCCCACCTGCGCAAGCAACTAGATCTGCCTCGCCTTCAACAGCTTCCAGGAAGAATAGTattatttcatttacaAGTGGTGGTATACCATCAGGTATCCCGTCCGAAATCGTGCAAAAGAGTCAAACTAACCATAAAATCTCCAAAAGGAAAAGCGTATCCTCAGGGAATAACAACAATCATGAAGCATTGCAGCAAAATATGCTGCACAGAAGGAATAAAAGTGATGTCGAATCAATAGGCTTAAATATGGAACCATTACAAGCGGAACTAAGTTTAGACTCAAGGCTATCTTTGTCACCACGCGAATACCCCATCGAGTTCAATTCGAATGTCTTTAACAATTTACAGTCACCGACAACAGCGTCAACGACGTCCAAGTCCAAACATGACAGCATAAGAGATACGGGTGATaatggatttttcaacGGCGACATTACCAATGGGCTTGATTTTACTGTTAACGACAGTTCTATCGACTACAATATGATGAGTATGTCAAATGTAACACCAATGGCAAATAACGACGGCACAAATATAATGAATCCAACATCAATGGCTGATATTTCACTCTTTGATAATTCTCTGATGGATCAAACACCAGTTTCCAattcaaataataatgCTGATTCCGGAATAAGTTCCATGCTGGGAAGTTCAGGGCTAGCGTTACGCAGTAAAAACCAGGGCGGTAATGGTgttaaatttgaaaatcaagatATTCAACTAGACGCTCTTTTAAATGACGCAAACATTCTATATGACGGGAATTCTTTAACTCCGTCAGCTACTAGTATACTCAGTTCCATGGATAATGGCAAGCTGATGGCCGACCTAGGTAGTATGGTGCCCAAAAGTGCCAACAATGGAAGTGCCAGAAATAGCAGTAAAAATCTAGCGTCGCTGAGCGGCGTTCCATCTAACAATAGTAAGGTCAGCCATAACAATTTTAAAATGACTCCTGCGGGATTGGATTCTGCAGATCCACCGATTAGATTAACGGACCATCAATCAGGCCCAGATTACTTTTTCAATCCAGGAAATTGTATAGATGACGAGGCCGGTTTGTTGTTTGATTCCAACGGGTTACTCACGGGCAGCGATGGGCTTGTATTACCAAGAGATGCAACTAATTTGCACACAACCACAACTGCTAACGCGGGAAACAGTAACGATCAATCCTTATACgatttttga
- a CDS encoding serine/threonine-protein kinase (similar to Saccharomyces cerevisiae CMK1 (YFR014C) and CMK2 (YOL016C); ancestral locus Anc_1.374) — MVESEMEFKSPSETGGHKVSKLLNKLSGQPSSYVNKRDYIFGKTLGAGTFGVVRQARHIPTNENVAVKILLKQALKGNDVQLKMLYDELSILQRLHHPNIVQFRDWFESKDKFYIVTQLATGGELFDRIISKGKFTEVDAIKIVVQMLNAVVYIHSMNIVHRDLKPENVLYLDPSDDSRIVVADFGIAKELKNGDELIFKAAGSLGYVAPEVLTTHGHGKACDIWSLGVITYTLLCGYSPFVADTVENFLNECTAEDQPVKFQKPYWNGISEEAKKFIVRALTLNPHKRPTAKELSEDPWITSSSKSTNDLLPGVKKSYDSRTRFRDAVEIVKLNNRIAKLRKMYCQGESTEGPETDIEENRSCASAPSDGSLSQSFKSLNLKPSSSSTNSSCLSEDEKKIKSTLTQNAFAQLVKAAKKNQDKVLNYEDPKTETTDSKND; from the coding sequence ATGGTCGAGAGCGAAATGGAATTCAAATCTCCCAGTGAAACAGGAGGTCACAAAGTCAGCAAGcttttgaataaattaAGTGGTCAGCCCTCTTCCTATGTCAATAAGAGAGACTACATATTTGGCAAGACCCTAGGGGCTGGTACGTTTGGTGTTGTAAGACAAGCGAGACATATACCGACTAATGAGAATGTTGCCGTTAAGATTTTACTCAAGCAAGCGCTGAAAGGTAATgatgttcaattgaaaatgttatATGATGAACTATCTATACTACAAAGATTACATCACCCCAATATAGTGCAATTCAGAGATTGGTTTGAATCAAAAGATAAGTTTTATATCGTGACTCAATTAGCTACCGGCGGTGAACTATTCGATCGAATTATTTCGAAAGGAAAGTTTACCGAGGTTGATGCCATTAAGATTGTTGTTCAAATGCTAAATGCTGTGGTGTACATTCATTCGATGAATATTGTGCACAGAGATTTGAAGCCGGAGAACGTTCTTTACCTCGATCCTTCAGACGATTCGAGGATAGTCGTAGCAGATTTTGGGATTGCAAAggagttgaaaaatggtgacGAGCTGATTTTCAAAGCCGCTGGGTCTTTGGGTTACGTAGCACCCGAAGTTTTGACAACCCACGGCCATGGTAAGGCTTGCGATATTTGGTCACTTGGAGTAATAACGTATACACTTTTATGCGGATATTCTCCCTTCGTTGCGGATactgttgaaaattttttgaatgaatgCACTGCAGAGGATCAGCCggtgaaatttcaaaaacctTACTGGAATGGCATATCAGAAGaagccaaaaaattcataGTCCGCGCTTTAACGCTGAACCCACACAAAAGGCCGACAGCAAAGGAATTATCAGAGGATCCATGGATCACTAGTTCCTCTAAAAGTACTAATGATCTGCTTCCTGGAGTCAAGAAGAGTTACGATTCCCGTACGAGATTCCGTGatgctgttgaaattgtaaAACTGAACAACAGAATTGCAAAACTAAGAAAAATGTATTGCCAGGGAGAGAGTACGGAAGGTCCGGAGACAGATATCGAAGAAAATCGCTCTTGTGCATCAGCCCCTTCAGATGGATCTTTATCCCAATCTTTTAAAAGTCTCAACTTAAAGCCTTCCTCAAGCTCTACGAACTCATCTTGTTTAAgcgaagatgaaaaaaaaataaaatcaacGTTAACTCAAAATGCTTTTGCCCAGCTAGTTAAGGCTGctaaaaaaaatcaagacAAAGTCCTGAATTACGAAGATCCCAAAACAGAGACAactgattcaaaaaatgactaA